The Vibrio metoecus sequence ATCACCAAAAATGCCATCGCCCACCAACCTAAACTTTGACGCTCAAGTTTCATTGGTTCACCCGAGTATTGTAGGAAGTTCACCAAATCACGTACTGCTTGGTTATATTCCCCTTCACTCAGCTCACCATTACCACGAGATTTTACACCGACAACATGTTGAACTTCGTTACCATCCACCATATGCGTTTCAATGATCGGATCCGGTGTACCTTGCAACTCTTCCAGTACATGCGGCATACCAACACTTGGAAATACGATGTTGTTGACACCAAATGGACGAGAAGGATCTGCATAGAAAGAGCGTAGATAAGTGTATAACCAATCCGTGCCTCGTACTCGAGCGACTAAGGTCAAATCAGGCGGTGGCGCCCCAAACCACTTTGCTGCGGACTTATCAGGAATCGCATTTTCCATCAATTCACCAATCTTGGTTGCAGGATTAAAAATGAGGTTTTCCTTCATCAAATCAGCTGGAATACCGAGATCGTTCGCCACTCGCTCATAACGTTGATATTGCGTTGAGTGACAACCAAAACAGTAGTTCATAAACAGTTTGGCACCATTTTGTAGTGATGCTTTATCCGTTAAATCGTTATTCGCTTTATCTAAATGTACATTTGCACCTGCTGCCATCACCAGCGATGGCAACATAGCAAACAAAATTACAATCCATTTTTTCATTTGTACGTCACCCTTGTTGGTAATGGCTTGGTTGCTTCATTTTTGCTGTAAATAAATAGCAATACAAAGAACATGAAGTAACCCAAACTAAAAATTCTAGCCAGTAAGGTATACGTTGGGGTTGCAGGTAAAGCACCTAGTACACCTAACGCAATGAAACATACAGTGAATTGCGCAATATTGAGCAAATGAAGCTTACTGCGATAACGGTAAGAACGAACTTTACAGCGATCTAGCCAAGGCAATAGGAATAGCACCACTATCGATGCCCCCATTGCGATAACACCGAGTAACTTGTCAGGAACTGCACGCAAAATGGCATAAAATGGCGTGAAGTACCAAACCGGTGCAATGTGCGGAGGCGTTTTTAATGGGTTAGCAGCCTCAAAGTTGGGCGGCTCAAGGAAGTATCCACCCATTTCTGGGTTAAAAAACAGCACATAGCAGAACAAGAACAAGAATCCTGCCACACCAATCAAGTCTTTCACCGTTCCATAAGGATGGAAAGGAATAGAGTCGATGATGTCGTACTTCTTGGTGTAATACTCATGAAACTTAAACTGTGTCTGGTAGTCATCACCCATTGAGCCTTTTGGCAACTTAGTTTCAATACCATCAGGGTTGTTTGAACCAACTTCGTGCAGAGCCAAAATATGCAACACGATCAAAAGCAGCAATACGATTGGTAACGCGATCACATGCAAGGCAAAGAAACGGTTTAGTGTCGCACCAGAAATGACATAGTCACCACGAATCCACAGAGTTAGATCATCCCCAATGACAGGAATCGCACCAAACAGTGAAATGATAACCTGAGCTCCCCAGTAAGACATTTGCCCCCAAGGCAGCAAGTAGCCCATAAAGGCTTCTGCCATCAGCACGAGGAAAATCAACATACCGAAGATCCAAAGTAACTCACGAGGTTTCTGATATGAACCATAGATCAAACCACGGAACATATGCAGATACACCACAATGAAGAATGCCGAAGCACCGGTTGAATGCATATAACGCAATAACCAACCATACTCCACATCACGCATGATGTATTCAACAGAGGCAAAGGCACCTTCACCTGAAGGTACATAATTCATCGTCAACCAAACCCCAGTAAGAAGTTGGTTAACCAACACCAGCATCGCAAGCGAACCAAACAAATACCAAAAATTGAAATTTTTTGGCATTGGGTACTCAGAAAGGTGTTTTTTATACGCATTCATTGCCGGTAGGCGTTTTTCTACCCAATCAAGTAGCGCTTGCATTATGCCTCCCCAGTCTCATCAAGACCGATGACAATTTTTGTGTCAGTCAGATACATGTGTTTTGGAATAACCAAGTTAAGCGGTGCGGGTACTCCTTGGAATACACGACCAGCCATATCAAACTTAGAGCCATGACATGGGCAGAAGAAACCTGATTTCACCCCTTGAACTTGCTCACTGAAAGAGTCAGGAAGATAAGTTGGAGAGCACCCAAGGTGAGTACAGATACCGACGGCAATAAAATATTCAGGTTTAATTGAACGGTAGCCATTTTGTGCATAGTTAGGCTGCTGTTCTTCTTGCGAACTTGGATCGCGAAGTTGATTATCGTGATCCTTAAGGCTATCCACTACCGACTGTGCACGGCGTACAACCCATACAGGCTTACCACGCCATTCCACACGTACCATCTGCCCTTCTTCGAGTTTGCTGACATCAACTTCGACAGGGGCACCGGCAGCTTTAGCCTTAGCACTTGGATTCCATGATTTAATAAAAGGTACGGCGACCGCGACAGCTCCTAAACCACCCACAACAGCCGTTGTGGCGGTAAGAAATCGTCTGCGACCTTGGTTTAGAGGCGCATTACTCATCCAGACATTCTCCCATTTGCTCCTTATGGATCCTGCTTATTCCGTTTAAAGAGCAAGGCTAACAAACACGAGTTTATTTTGTATTTATTTGATAGCAAATGATAAATAAAACCCTACTTTTTGACAAGATAAAGCTACCTTTCTGTAACATTTGTCAATTCAAATCGCTTGCGGCATCACAAAAGGAACAACTTATTTATAGAGTATAAAGAGGAGAATAGCGTAAAGCCTTTGGGGAAGATTTTAGAATGTAAAAAACCCGGCTGAGTAGCCGGGTTTTTGAACCACATCCAGTAACACTGGAGCGCATTTTTCCAAAAAGGAAAATTAACGCTTAGAGAACTGTGGACGACGACGTGCTTTACGTAGACCCACTTTCTTACGTTCAACGCGACGAGCGTCACGAGTAACGTAGCCAGCAGCACGTAGAACAGGACGTAGAGACTCATCGTATTCCATCAGAGCGCGAGTGATACCGTGACGGATAGCACCTGCTTGACCAGAAATACCACCACCTTTAACAGTGATGTACAGATCCAGTTTTTCTACCATGTCTACCAGTTCAAGAGGTTGTTTAACAACCATGCAAGAAGTTGGACGACCGAAGTACTCTTCAAGGCTACGCTTGTTGATTACGATGTTGCCGCTGCCTGGTTTAATAAAAACACGAGCAGCTGAGCTTTTGCGACGGCCAGTGCCGTAGTATTGATTCTCTGCCATTTCCGAAATCCCCGATTAGATGTCCAGTACTTTTGGTTGTTGAGCAGCATGGTTGTGCTCAGCGCCAGCGTAAACTTTTAGCTTACGGTACATAGCACGGCCTAGAGGACCTTTTGGCAACATACCTTTAACCGCTAACTCAAGTACCATCTCTGGCTTACGCTCAATCAGCTTCTCGAAGCTGAATGATTTCAGGCCACCTGGGAACTCAGAGTGACGGTGGTACATTTTGTTCTTAGCCTTGTTACCTGTAACAGTAACTTTCTCCGCATTAACAACGATGATGTAATCACCAGTGTCAACGTGAGGAGTGTATTCAGCTTTGTGTTTGCCACGTAGGCGAGATGCAATTTCACTTGCTAGACGGCCAAGAGTTTTACCTTCAGCGTCTACAACGTACCAGTCGCGTTTTACAGTTTCTGGTTTAGCAACGAAAGTTTTCATGCTAATAATAACCCGTTAATTTAAATTTACACTTCAAGGAGCTTTCGCTCCCACTGTCTAAGAGCCCAGTCATCACCCCTTCGAGTGGGTGGCACTCTCGGCCACAAAGGACCTGCAGTAACGGTGGGTCGCAGGATTATAGAGAAGAGCGCAGAAAAAATCACCTCTTTTTACGTAAAATCTGAAAAAAATCCGACGCCAAAGCTGCCTGATGTTTTTCTGTTTAAACTAGGTGCTCTTTCGCCAAATAATCATGACTTTGCATCTCGATCAGTCGTGATTGGCAGCGTTTAAACTCAAACTCTAATAAACCATGTGAGTAAAGTTCAGAAACAGCCACTTCTGCAGACACAATCAATTTTACATGTCGTTCGTAAAATTCATCCACCAAGGCAATAAAACGTCTAGCCGCATCATCGTTGTTTTTATTCATCTGCTTTACATCAGCAAGAAGAACGGTGTGGTAGATTTTCGACAACTCGATATAGTCATACTGACTACGTGCGGTTTGGCATAATTGAGCAAACGTCGCATACAACACGCCATCACAAGCCGCATTAACTGGCACTAAACGGTGATTCACTTCAATATGATCATCTGGTTTATGCTCAGAACTGATCAACTGCCGGAAATAACGTTGCAAGTTATCTGACGCTTTTTCATCTAATGGATAATGATAAATTTCGGCTTGTTGTAAGGTTCTCAGACGGTAATCCACACCACTATCGACATTTAGAATATGGCAATGAGTTTCGACCAGAGCAATCGCAGGTAAAAAGCGAGCGCGTTGCAGCCCATTACGATACAGATCTTGCGGAGCAATATTTGAGGTAGCGACCAAGACCACTCCGCGTCTAAATAGTGCTTCGAACAAGGTGCCTAGAATCATTGCGTCGGTAATATCTGAGACAAAGAACTCATCAAAACAGATAATATTCGCTTCGGCACAAAAACGATCCGCAACAATTTCGAGCGGATCACTCACTTCCGATAGCGAGCGCAGCTCATCATGAACTCGATACATGAAACGATGAAAATGGACTCGTAATTTCTTGTCATTCGGCAAGGATTCAAAAAAAGTATCCATCAGGTAGGTTTTGCCACGACCGACACCTCCCCACATATACAGGCCTTTAGGAGGAGGCGTGGGTTCGATACGCTTACCCAATAACTTATGCCACAAAGAAGGTCGTACCACTGGCTGATTTAGATAATCAATCCACTGGTGATACAGATTATCTAGGGCATCCACGGCACGAGCCTGCGCTTCATCACTATAAAAATCAGTGCGTTGCAAATCTTTTTTATATCGCTGCTTCGGAGTCATACTGGTCTACTACAGTTACAATGAGAGCCATAAACGCAAAACCACTCACATGCATTTTGCTTTATCCAACCTGACTCTCATAGTAACATGTCCCTCGTACATGTGTAACCGATGGGTAAAAAACATGTTAAATAACAACAATAAGGAGCTATTATGCCTTGGATCTATGCCATTGCTGGATTGCTAGTGGGGATTGCTGTCGGGATGCTGATTGCTCGTTTGACTACCCCTCAATATAAGACGCAGAAGAACCTGCAAAAAGAACTCGAGAGCACTAAATTCACTTTAGAGCAACAGCGCCAAGAGCTGTCTGATCACTTTGCTCAAACAGCAGAAATGCTCGACACCCTAGGAAAAGATTACACTAAGCTGTATCAACATATGGCGAAAACGGCTACCGATTTGATTCCAAATTTGCCAGAGCAAGACAACCCATTCAGTAAATTAGCTCAGCAAAAAGAGAGCGAAAGCAAACAACCAGAAGAACTGGAACAGCCACCAAAAGATTACGCTTTAGGTGCTACGGGTTTATTGCGTGGCGAAGAAAAAGCCATTATCCGTTCGGCTGATTTGGTGAATGCCAAAGCTAGTTAATCAATTCACACATTCTGTGGTGAACTTTGTAAAGGTTTTTGAGTCATAACTCGCAGACTGTCAGTTGAAGTTTCTTTAAGTGAACATATTTTTACTTCAACCAGACGTTAAATTGCACGAGGAGTTTATGATGAAAAAACCTTTACTTGTTTTGACTGCTCTGTCACTCAGCTTGAGTTCCATTCTCACGCCATTATCGGCAACAGCAGCGCTCCCTCTCTCTGTTAGTGGAGAACAAGTCCCTAGCCTAGCCCCTATGCTCGAAAAAGTTACTCCAGCCGTTGTGAGTATTGCAGTGGAAGGAACTCAGGTTTCAAGGCAGCGCTTGCCAGACCAATTTCGTTTTTTCTTCGGTCCTGATTTCCCAACCGAGCAACTCCAAGAACGACCTTTCCGTGGTTTAGGTTCAGGCGTCATCATTAATGCAGATAAAGGCTATATCGTCACTAACTATCATGTCATTAATGGTGCTGAGAAAATCCGCGTCAAACTGCATGATGGCAGAGAAATTGATGCAGAGCTCGTTGGAGGTGATGAGATGTCTGACATCGCCTTGTTAAAGCTCAGTAAAACCAAAAACCTAACAGAAATTAAAATTGCCGACTCTGACGTCCTGCGAGTCGGTGACTTTGCGGTTGCAATTGGTAACCCCTTTGGCCTTGGACAGACAGTGACGTCTGGAATTGTTTCCGCTTTAGGCCGTAGCGGTCTAAATATCGAAAATTTCGAGAACTTCATTCAAACCGATGCCGCCATCAATAGTGGTAACTCTGGTGGTGCCTTGGTCAATCTCAATGGTGAATTGATCGGAATCAACACTGCCATTCTTGGTCCTAACGGCGGGAACGTTGGAATCGGTTTTGCAATCCCCTCCAATATGATGAAAAACCTTGCCGATCAGATCTTAGAGTTTGGTGAAGTGAAACGCGGCATGCTTGGCGTTCAAGGTGGAGAGATAACTTCCGAGCTTGCCGATGCTCTAGGCTATGAATCGTCCAAAGGCGCTTTTGTGAGTCAGGTCGTTCAAGACAGTGCCGCGGATAAAGCAGGTATTAAGGCTGGTGATATCATCACCTCACTCAATGGCAAAAAAGTAGATACCTTCTCTGAATTACGCGCTAAAGTCGCGACACTTGGTGCAGGAAAAACGATTACGCTTGGCGTATTACGTGATGGACAAACCAAGAATATTGATGTCACTTTGGGTGAGCAGCAAAACTCCAAAACCAAAGCGGAATCACTTCATCAAGGATTGAGCGGCGCAGAGCTAAGCAATACCACTGAGAGTGATCCAATCCAAGGTGTTAAAGTCACTGAGGTTCAAAAAGGTTCGGCAGCAGAATCCTATCAACTGCAAAAAGATGACATCATCATCGGCGTAAACCGCAAACGAGTGAAGAATATTGCTGAATTACGGGCGATTATGGAGAAATCACCGAATATTCTAGCATTAAACATTCAACGCGGAGATCGTACAATTTATCTTGTGGTTCGTTAATGTACTTCACTGTTACCGCCCAATAGGGCGGTAACCCACTCTTCCGTCATCTCTCCCCCCCTATTTATCCCTTATTCATCCTGGTTCCAATGCAACTTTGGCGAAATTCATTTCCAGTGTTATTCTTGGCGACTCACAGTGAGGAATTTATTCAATATTGAGTTGAGGAAACTATGCTGAAATTTTGGGTTCGCTCAATCGGCTTCGGGCTATTGGCTGCGATTATCATCATTTTTGTCACGCCCTCACTGCGTTCAAAACTCATTCCTGTTGTTCATTCTCAGCCACGTAACATTGGCGCATTACAGATATCGTTTAACGAAGCAGTTCGTAAAGCGGCTCCTGCGGTGGTGAATATTTATAACCGAAAATACAGTGAGAATGATCGCCAGAAATTATCGACCCAAGGCTTAGGCTCTGGGGTGATAGTCAGTGAGAAAGGCTACATCATTACTAACTACCATGTGGTTGCCCAAGCGGATCAAATTGTTGTTGCTCTACAAGATGGCAGAGCGGCGGCCGCGCAATTAGTGGGGAAAGATCGACGTACTGATATTGCAATATTAAGAGTAGAAGGCACGGGCTTGCCCATCATTCCACTCAATCCAGACTATCACCCCAAAGTTGGCGATGTCGTGTTAGCTATCGGCAACCCTTATAATCTGGGACAAACGACTACCTTTGGCATAATTTCAGCGACAGGTCGTTCCTCGATCAGCGCTGATGGTCGCCAAGCCTTTATCCAAACTGATGCCGCAATCAATGACGGCAACTCAGGCGGCGCATTGGTCAATACTCAAGGTGAACTTGTCGGTATCAATACCGCTTCTTTCCAACAAGCCACCGATCTCGAAACCTATGGTATTTCATTTGCGATTCCGTATTCACTCGCCAGTAAAATTATGGCTAAAATCATCGCAGATGGACGCGTTATCCGCGGTTATATCGGGGTTGATGGTCAAGATATTAATTCTATGACCTCACGCTTACTGGGTAATGAGCATGTTGGCGGGATCATTGTTTTAGGTGTTGACCCAAATGGCCCCGCAGCGCGAGCTGGGTTCCTAGAACAAGATATCTTACTGAAAATTGATGGAAAAAAAGTCAATGGTCGCCAAAATGTAACCGATACCGTGACCGATTTACGCCCCGGCACCGTAGTCGATTTCACCTTACTGCGTAAAGGCGAAGAGATTGTGCTACCTGTTACGATTGGAGAAGATGCTCGCGAGTAACGGGGATTTACGTTTTCGCTAAAGCAATTTAGTAATCAATGAACACAAAAAAGCGGAGCCCTTGGGCTCCGCTTTTTACTACGAGAACGAGAGTTCTAGCATTACTTCTTAGCCAGCTTCTCTTTGATACGAGCAGCTTTACCAGATAGGTCACGCAGGTAGTACAGTTTGGCACGACGTACTGCACCGCGACGCTTAACTTCGATGCTATCAACTACTGGAGAGTGAGTTTGGAACGTACGCTCAACACCTTCGCCGTTAGAAATTTTACGAACGGTGAATGCTGAGTGCAGACCACGGTTACGGATTGCGATTACGATGCCTTCAAAAGCCTGTAGACGCTCACGGTCACCTTCTTTTACCTTAACTTGAACCACAACAGTGTCGCCTGGTGCAAATTGAGGCAGGTCTTGTTTCATTTGCTCTTGTTCTAGAGCCTTGATGATGTTACTCATTGTCTAAATTCCTAGAATAAACTGATACTAAATTTAATAGGTTACTGATGGCGAGTCTCTTTAATGTACTCGGTCAGTAATTGTTCCTGTTCGTCAGTCAGAGCTAGGTTTTCCAGGAGCTCCGGTCTTCTAAGCCAGGTACGGCCAAGCGACTGCTTGAGTCGCCAACGACGAATGTCCTCGTGATTGCCGGATTTCAGTACCGCTGGTACCTCTTTTCCATCCAATACTTCAGGACGCGTATAGTGCGGACAATCCAACAAACCATTGGCAAAAGAGTCTTCTTCTGCTGACGCGAAATCCCCTAATACTCCCGGAATAAACCGCGAGACAGAATCAATCAGCGTCATGGCTGGGAGCTCCCCACCCGTCATTACGAAATCTCCAATTGACCATTCTTCGTCAACTTCAGACTCAATAATGCGTTCATCTACCCCTTCATAGCGACCGCAAATCAGAATCAGATTCTGGTTTTGCGCCAGCTCTTCCACACCTTGTTGGTCGAGTTTTCGACCTTGCGGAGAGAGGTAAATCACTTTCGTCTTACCCGGTGACGCTTGTTTCGCAGCATGGATGGCATCGCGCAAAGGTTGCACCATCATCAACATGCCGGGGCCGCCACCGTAGGGTTTATCATCGACAGTGCGACGTTTGTCATGAGCGAAATCACGAGGATTCCAAGCTTCAACTGACAACAACCCTTTTTTAACCGCCTGACCTGTTACTCCAAAATCGGTAACGCTGCGGAACATTTCAGGAAATAGGCTAACAATGCCAACCCACATGTTTCCTCGCTTATTCGATTTTAAGAGTTAAAACGCAGGATCCCAGTCAACTTCGATCCGTTGAGCTTGGCGATCAACAACTTTGATCACTTGCTCTTCAAGAAACGGAATTAACCGTTCCTTTTGGCCGAAAGCATCTTTCAGATTCGCTTTCACCACGAGAACATCGTTGGAGCCTGTTTCCATCATATCGGTTACCACGCCAAGGTCGTAGCCGTTAGTGGTCACTACTTGCATACCAAACAATTCACGCCAGTAGAATTCATCTTCTGACAATTCTGGTAGTGATGCGGGGTCAATAGCAATTTCAAAGTTAGTCAGCAGGTGTGCATCTTCACGGACATCAAGCCCTTGAAGTTTTACTACCCAACCTTTGTTGTGGCGTTTCCAGCCTTCTACTTTGTGCTCAACCCACTCGCCCTTTTGGTCAATAAACCAAGGACTGTAATCAAAAATACTTTCTGGATTGTCTGTGTAGGAAAAAACTTTAAGCCAGCCACGAATGCCGTAAGAAGAACCTAATTTTCCCACAACCAATCTTTCGTTTTGCTTGCCCATCGTCTCTTTACCTTTCATCGACATAAACTAGTTACTACTTAACAGTAATAATTAAGCCGCTTTTTGAGCGGTTTTAACTAGCTGTGCTACGCGATCAGACAGAGATGCGCCTTGTGAAACCCAATGGTTCACGCGATCTAGGTCTAGGCGCAGGCCTTCTTCTTGACCAGTAGCAGTAGGGTTAAAGAAACCTACTTTCTCGATGAAACGGCCAGTTGCTGAGTTGCGGCTGTCAGCTACAACGATTTGATAGAATGGACGCTTTTTCGCGCCGTGACGTGCCAAACGAATGGTTACCATGTCGTCCTCTTTGCTTTTCAAAAATAAAATTAACCCCGAAAACCATCTTGCAAAAAAATTCACAAAATCAGTTTAGGGTCTCGTGCCAAAATAAAGCCTCGGAATTCTACTCTTATTCCGAGGCTTTGCAAGGGGTTTAGCTACTTTTTCACCAGCAAAAAGTGCTACGAATTACCGTGATTCAGCTAACAGATTGAAAAGCTCACTGATCACTCAAGTGGCTGCGTGCGAGTGGACTAACGCCCGAAGAAACCGCCGCCAAAACCACCACGACCACCGCCACCCATTAGGCCTTGCATGTTACGCATCATGCCTTTCATGCCACCTTGTTGCATTTTCTTCATCATCTTCTGCATCTGGGTAAACTGCTTGAGCAGGCGGTTTACGTCTTGCACTTGGGTACCTGAACCCGCAGCAATCCGCTTTTTACGTGAGCCCTTGATGAGATCGGGGTTTTGACGCTCTTTCATGGTCATTGAGTTGATGATGGCTTCCATCTGCTTGAAAACGCGATCATCCACTTTATCTTTCATATCCGCCGGCAGTTGAGACATTCCGGGCAGTTTATCAAGCATCCCCATCATGCCGCCCATGTTTTTCATCTGACCTAACTGCTCACGAAAGTCTTCTAAATCAAAGCCTTTCTTCTCTTTGAATTTTTTCGCGAGTTTTTCAGCTTTCTCTTGGTCAACGTTGCGCTGCAGATCCTCGATCAGCGACAGAACATCACCCATACCGAGAATACGTGAAGCAATACGATCAGGGTGGAAAGGCTCCAACGCATCGGTTTTCTCGCCGACACCGATAAATTTAATCGGTTTACCGGTAATATGGCGTACCGACAACGCCGCACCGCCACGCGCATCACCATCGACCTTGGTCAGGATCACCCCTGTTAGCGGCAATGCATCACCAAACGCTTTCGCGGTATTCGCGGCATCTTGGCCGGTCATGGCATCGACCACGAACAGCGTTTCAACCGGATTGATCGCTTTATGCAGCGCCTGAATTTCGGCCATCATCTGTTCGTCGATCGCCAAACGACCCGCGGTATCGACAATCAGTACGTCGTAGAATTTCTTCTTAGCGTGGTCAATCGCAGCGTTAGCGATATCAATCGGTTTTTGATCCGGTGTGGACGGGAAGAAATCAACGCCTAAATCATTGGCTAATGTTTCGAGCTGCTTGATCGCCGCAGGGCGATACACGTCAGCGGAAACCACCAACACTTTCTTCTTATCACGCTCTTTTAGGAGCTTAGAGAGTTTGCCAACGGACGTGGTTTTACCCGCACCTTGCAAACCGGCCATCAAAATAACCGCCG is a genomic window containing:
- a CDS encoding cytochrome c1, translated to MKKWIVILFAMLPSLVMAAGANVHLDKANNDLTDKASLQNGAKLFMNYCFGCHSTQYQRYERVANDLGIPADLMKENLIFNPATKIGELMENAIPDKSAAKWFGAPPPDLTLVARVRGTDWLYTYLRSFYADPSRPFGVNNIVFPSVGMPHVLEELQGTPDPIIETHMVDGNEVQHVVGVKSRGNGELSEGEYNQAVRDLVNFLQYSGEPMKLERQSLGWWAMAFLVIFTIVVVALKKEYWRDVH
- a CDS encoding cytochrome b; its protein translation is MQALLDWVEKRLPAMNAYKKHLSEYPMPKNFNFWYLFGSLAMLVLVNQLLTGVWLTMNYVPSGEGAFASVEYIMRDVEYGWLLRYMHSTGASAFFIVVYLHMFRGLIYGSYQKPRELLWIFGMLIFLVLMAEAFMGYLLPWGQMSYWGAQVIISLFGAIPVIGDDLTLWIRGDYVISGATLNRFFALHVIALPIVLLLLIVLHILALHEVGSNNPDGIETKLPKGSMGDDYQTQFKFHEYYTKKYDIIDSIPFHPYGTVKDLIGVAGFLFLFCYVLFFNPEMGGYFLEPPNFEAANPLKTPPHIAPVWYFTPFYAILRAVPDKLLGVIAMGASIVVLFLLPWLDRCKVRSYRYRSKLHLLNIAQFTVCFIALGVLGALPATPTYTLLARIFSLGYFMFFVLLFIYSKNEATKPLPTRVTYK
- the petA gene encoding ubiquinol-cytochrome c reductase iron-sulfur subunit → MSNAPLNQGRRRFLTATTAVVGGLGAVAVAVPFIKSWNPSAKAKAAGAPVEVDVSKLEEGQMVRVEWRGKPVWVVRRAQSVVDSLKDHDNQLRDPSSQEEQQPNYAQNGYRSIKPEYFIAVGICTHLGCSPTYLPDSFSEQVQGVKSGFFCPCHGSKFDMAGRVFQGVPAPLNLVIPKHMYLTDTKIVIGLDETGEA
- the rpsI gene encoding 30S ribosomal protein S9; translated protein: MAENQYYGTGRRKSSAARVFIKPGSGNIVINKRSLEEYFGRPTSCMVVKQPLELVDMVEKLDLYITVKGGGISGQAGAIRHGITRALMEYDESLRPVLRAAGYVTRDARRVERKKVGLRKARRRPQFSKR
- the rplM gene encoding 50S ribosomal protein L13, yielding MKTFVAKPETVKRDWYVVDAEGKTLGRLASEIASRLRGKHKAEYTPHVDTGDYIIVVNAEKVTVTGNKAKNKMYHRHSEFPGGLKSFSFEKLIERKPEMVLELAVKGMLPKGPLGRAMYRKLKVYAGAEHNHAAQQPKVLDI
- the zapE gene encoding cell division protein ZapE, giving the protein MTPKQRYKKDLQRTDFYSDEAQARAVDALDNLYHQWIDYLNQPVVRPSLWHKLLGKRIEPTPPPKGLYMWGGVGRGKTYLMDTFFESLPNDKKLRVHFHRFMYRVHDELRSLSEVSDPLEIVADRFCAEANIICFDEFFVSDITDAMILGTLFEALFRRGVVLVATSNIAPQDLYRNGLQRARFLPAIALVETHCHILNVDSGVDYRLRTLQQAEIYHYPLDEKASDNLQRYFRQLISSEHKPDDHIEVNHRLVPVNAACDGVLYATFAQLCQTARSQYDYIELSKIYHTVLLADVKQMNKNNDDAARRFIALVDEFYERHVKLIVSAEVAVSELYSHGLLEFEFKRCQSRLIEMQSHDYLAKEHLV
- the zapG gene encoding Z-ring associated protein ZapG: MPWIYAIAGLLVGIAVGMLIARLTTPQYKTQKNLQKELESTKFTLEQQRQELSDHFAQTAEMLDTLGKDYTKLYQHMAKTATDLIPNLPEQDNPFSKLAQQKESESKQPEELEQPPKDYALGATGLLRGEEKAIIRSADLVNAKAS
- a CDS encoding DegQ family serine endoprotease — translated: MKKPLLVLTALSLSLSSILTPLSATAALPLSVSGEQVPSLAPMLEKVTPAVVSIAVEGTQVSRQRLPDQFRFFFGPDFPTEQLQERPFRGLGSGVIINADKGYIVTNYHVINGAEKIRVKLHDGREIDAELVGGDEMSDIALLKLSKTKNLTEIKIADSDVLRVGDFAVAIGNPFGLGQTVTSGIVSALGRSGLNIENFENFIQTDAAINSGNSGGALVNLNGELIGINTAILGPNGGNVGIGFAIPSNMMKNLADQILEFGEVKRGMLGVQGGEITSELADALGYESSKGAFVSQVVQDSAADKAGIKAGDIITSLNGKKVDTFSELRAKVATLGAGKTITLGVLRDGQTKNIDVTLGEQQNSKTKAESLHQGLSGAELSNTTESDPIQGVKVTEVQKGSAAESYQLQKDDIIIGVNRKRVKNIAELRAIMEKSPNILALNIQRGDRTIYLVVR
- the degS gene encoding outer membrane-stress sensor serine endopeptidase DegS; translated protein: MLKFWVRSIGFGLLAAIIIIFVTPSLRSKLIPVVHSQPRNIGALQISFNEAVRKAAPAVVNIYNRKYSENDRQKLSTQGLGSGVIVSEKGYIITNYHVVAQADQIVVALQDGRAAAAQLVGKDRRTDIAILRVEGTGLPIIPLNPDYHPKVGDVVLAIGNPYNLGQTTTFGIISATGRSSISADGRQAFIQTDAAINDGNSGGALVNTQGELVGINTASFQQATDLETYGISFAIPYSLASKIMAKIIADGRVIRGYIGVDGQDINSMTSRLLGNEHVGGIIVLGVDPNGPAARAGFLEQDILLKIDGKKVNGRQNVTDTVTDLRPGTVVDFTLLRKGEEIVLPVTIGEDARE
- the rplS gene encoding 50S ribosomal protein L19; its protein translation is MSNIIKALEQEQMKQDLPQFAPGDTVVVQVKVKEGDRERLQAFEGIVIAIRNRGLHSAFTVRKISNGEGVERTFQTHSPVVDSIEVKRRGAVRRAKLYYLRDLSGKAARIKEKLAKK
- the trmD gene encoding tRNA (guanosine(37)-N1)-methyltransferase TrmD, yielding MWVGIVSLFPEMFRSVTDFGVTGQAVKKGLLSVEAWNPRDFAHDKRRTVDDKPYGGGPGMLMMVQPLRDAIHAAKQASPGKTKVIYLSPQGRKLDQQGVEELAQNQNLILICGRYEGVDERIIESEVDEEWSIGDFVMTGGELPAMTLIDSVSRFIPGVLGDFASAEEDSFANGLLDCPHYTRPEVLDGKEVPAVLKSGNHEDIRRWRLKQSLGRTWLRRPELLENLALTDEQEQLLTEYIKETRHQ
- the rimM gene encoding ribosome maturation factor RimM (Essential for efficient processing of 16S rRNA), with protein sequence MSMKGKETMGKQNERLVVGKLGSSYGIRGWLKVFSYTDNPESIFDYSPWFIDQKGEWVEHKVEGWKRHNKGWVVKLQGLDVREDAHLLTNFEIAIDPASLPELSEDEFYWRELFGMQVVTTNGYDLGVVTDMMETGSNDVLVVKANLKDAFGQKERLIPFLEEQVIKVVDRQAQRIEVDWDPAF
- the rpsP gene encoding 30S ribosomal protein S16, translating into MVTIRLARHGAKKRPFYQIVVADSRNSATGRFIEKVGFFNPTATGQEEGLRLDLDRVNHWVSQGASLSDRVAQLVKTAQKAA